In Dermacentor variabilis isolate Ectoservices chromosome 7, ASM5094787v1, whole genome shotgun sequence, a genomic segment contains:
- the LOC142588786 gene encoding uncharacterized protein LOC142588786, whose translation MPLVCTVGSKGTAFSMFPPAGVCSHVFFTHVLVSDGALHASGDGGAWADFVRAMQAEEFVDYPAGISFDMRYSMTPTFLDNLMVRKELKQLATGANIKHYGILNVVTRAAQLYHLVAAAGNLITVRITAVHHRALKTLRYFSA comes from the exons ATGCCCCTGGTGTGCACCGTGGGCAGCAAGGGCACCGCCTTCAGCATGTTCCCTCCTGCGGGGGTGTGCAGCCACGTGTTCTTCACGCACGTCCTGGTCTCGGACGGTGCCCTGCACGCCTCGGGCGACGGTGGCGCCTGGGCAGACTTTGTACGCGCCATGCAAGCGGAGGAGTTCGTGGACTACCCGGCCGGCATCTCCTTCGACATGCG GTACTCCATGACGCCGACCTTCCTGGACAATCTTATGGTACGCAAGGAACTCAAACAGCTGGCCACTGGCGCCAACATCAAACACTACGGCATCCTTAATGTCGTTACACGTGCCGCCCAACTGTACCACCTGGTGGCAGCGGCAGGAAATCTAATTACGGTGAGGATAACGGCTGTGCATCACCGGGCCCTGAAAACACTTCGATATTTTAGTGCTTGA
- the LOC142588787 gene encoding uncharacterized protein LOC142588787: MLLASQSYPRKELYVGLSFEMGVTMYQLKNVSALPEKALYAPCTGFTLVGYEQVCDPRVNLTRMDDLPAEFGATPTSVFFYDSWETMKGKVDRVLRLPMRDKIAWLLFDTHLSDATWECSASWEREQKLQKYLATFA, translated from the exons ATGCTGCTCGCTTCTCAGTCCTACCCACGGAAGGAGCTCTACGTGGGCCTCTCGTTTGAGATGGGAGTCACCATGTACCAGCTCAAGAATGTATCTGCACTCCCAGAGAAGGCACTGTACGCACCGTGCACTGGCTTCACTCTCGTTGGGTACGAGCAG GTGTGTGACCCACGCGTGAACCTCACGAGAATGGACGACCTTCCCGCGGAATTTGGAGCCACTCCAACCTCCGTCTTCTTCTACGATAGCTGGGAGACAATGAAGGGAAAG GTGGACCGAGTGCTGCGTCTCCCCATGCGCGACAAGATTGCTTGGCTCCTGTTCGACACGCACCTCTCTGACGCCACTTGGGAATGCAGCGCAAGCTGGGAACGGGAGCAGAAGCTACAAAAGTACCTGGCCACGTTTGCCTGA